A stretch of Allostreptomyces psammosilenae DNA encodes these proteins:
- a CDS encoding nitrate- and nitrite sensing domain-containing protein: protein MRRTQAEQARRRAEATATTAGTGTTGAGDKARTRRGARGAAASDAPATDATASGPDAGATDSKGRSTRGGPPGSTASSGSPMAQAFGRRGPDRGPSGARTPGPEGNGPSRPDDTGSDDSGGSSGGRRRRFQRDSLRLRNWRVPTRLAAILLIPVVLTLIFAGLRVEDQISRARQAGETERVARLAAAAAELTNALQVERDITAIHPEEKEEVGEVQAARNATDTAMVAFFEAAEQAPNHSSITDRVEDFRVRSQHLESLRENAYSPRLTVLATQLAYSDLFEPLASFSNELGGGTDSDVNSRGRAIYALSLAKASNSTQRTIIGFAMTRGTLTNAELIAAQAAATLENTAINEFIAGAELEDKDVFDQRMGEIDTRGATNLQQQALSRGVARGALAADPFDPEEWYEITGPEFNQLRVVERELLDSILEDAGQMQADAQREAVWNSAAVLLALIGAVLFAGLIARSMVGGMRVLRSSALDISRNRLPELVERLSQSDPERVDTTIKPIPLHGRDEIGEVARAFDGVHREAVRLAAEQSLLRNNVNAIFTNLSRRNQGLVERQLALITDLENNEADPEQLESLFRLDHLATRMRRNGENLLVLAGEEPGRRWTQPVPLLDVVRAAASEVEQYERVELVNVPETEVTGAAVNDLVHLLAELLENATTFSAPNTTVHVNGTPLPDGRMLIEIQDQGIGLPADEVEPINERLAKPPVIDVSVSRRMGLFVVGRLAARHGVRVQLRPASDGRGTTALVMIPASVVLREDRRGDEDFRASRPAPESQQGPAAATGQPAREAGQGGLPGGRQRAAGELPSRRRGATPGLPEPSAGPAAGANPQGPAAGQAGSRHAGGRPGQQDAASRANGQQGRPGADAPAAGLPHRERPAAQPLPRRDASDRPGTDGGPVEPRRPNEYETGLHPVAGLRGQEYSTGEHRADELGRREDPLGDAAGAGYPDPYRAEPYATGQYPTPGQSPTAGRSPLGYESDDRYPAGYDGGAGTGSYDTGSYPTGSYDTGAYATGGYETTQYDTGSYDTTAYRAEGAGDHRAERYAEEPYGATGYQEGRLPAEDGYPTGEYRAQEYDTGRRRTGGYPAEAAPAENPETGALPVVDPYATGAFPTLPAQADPAAEPLGPGAGRTAPAGYRDGYPAERAHPAEPGYGSGRDRRGDAVPHGLDPVPPVRPSAAKPAAFGTGPGDTAEIPLLPAGPTPAPAPREDRPLRPDTGRPSPTRPPARQERPETTARPSGPARGAEGAQRPSTAREEGPRSLPPVRPLERGAGEGDNRASGSLFEERSPYQTGSYFERGQRPEPAPPAGPAAGPLGGTVGGTGGAVSDPRSETAAGEWRSANDERWSRAGQVREPHAGGLTSSGLPRRVPRANLVPGAAKETPQAGPQVSRAPEDVRGRLTNLRRGIQQGRRAQGDTDSHGPENQER from the coding sequence GTGAGGCGTACGCAGGCAGAGCAGGCGCGACGCCGCGCCGAGGCGACGGCCACCACCGCCGGCACCGGTACCACCGGCGCCGGTGACAAGGCGCGCACGCGCCGGGGCGCACGTGGCGCCGCGGCCTCCGACGCCCCCGCCACCGACGCCACGGCGTCCGGGCCGGACGCGGGGGCCACCGACAGCAAGGGCAGGTCCACCCGGGGCGGTCCGCCCGGCTCGACCGCCTCCTCGGGCTCGCCGATGGCCCAGGCGTTCGGCCGCCGGGGCCCGGACCGGGGCCCGTCGGGCGCCCGCACGCCCGGCCCGGAGGGCAACGGCCCCTCCCGCCCGGACGACACCGGGTCCGACGACTCCGGCGGCTCCTCCGGTGGCAGGCGCCGCCGCTTCCAGCGCGACTCGCTGCGGCTGCGCAACTGGCGCGTCCCCACCCGGCTCGCGGCGATCCTGCTGATACCCGTGGTCCTGACGCTGATCTTCGCCGGTCTGCGCGTCGAGGACCAGATCAGCCGGGCACGGCAGGCGGGCGAGACCGAACGCGTCGCCCGGCTCGCCGCCGCGGCCGCCGAGCTGACCAACGCCCTCCAGGTGGAGCGGGACATCACCGCCATCCACCCGGAGGAGAAGGAGGAGGTCGGCGAGGTCCAGGCCGCCCGCAACGCCACCGACACCGCGATGGTGGCGTTCTTCGAGGCCGCCGAGCAGGCGCCGAACCACTCCAGCATCACCGACCGCGTCGAGGACTTCCGGGTGCGCTCCCAGCACCTGGAGAGCCTCCGGGAGAACGCCTACTCCCCGCGGCTCACCGTGCTGGCCACCCAGCTCGCCTACTCCGACCTGTTCGAACCGCTGGCCTCCTTCAGCAACGAGCTCGGCGGTGGCACGGACAGCGACGTCAACAGCCGCGGACGCGCCATCTACGCGCTCTCCCTCGCCAAGGCGTCCAACTCCACCCAGCGCACCATCATCGGCTTCGCCATGACCCGCGGCACGCTCACCAACGCCGAGCTGATCGCCGCGCAGGCCGCCGCCACGCTGGAGAACACCGCGATCAACGAGTTCATCGCCGGCGCCGAGCTGGAGGACAAGGACGTCTTCGACCAGCGCATGGGCGAGATCGACACCCGCGGCGCCACCAACCTCCAGCAGCAGGCGCTCTCCCGCGGCGTCGCCCGGGGCGCCCTGGCCGCCGACCCGTTCGACCCCGAGGAGTGGTACGAGATCACCGGCCCGGAGTTCAACCAGCTCCGGGTCGTCGAGCGGGAACTGCTGGACAGCATCCTGGAGGACGCCGGCCAGATGCAGGCCGACGCCCAGCGCGAGGCCGTCTGGAACTCCGCGGCCGTGCTGCTGGCGCTGATCGGCGCCGTCCTGTTCGCCGGCCTGATCGCCCGCTCCATGGTGGGCGGCATGCGGGTGCTGCGCTCCTCCGCCCTCGACATCTCCCGCAACCGCCTGCCCGAACTGGTCGAGCGGCTCTCCCAGTCCGACCCGGAGCGGGTGGACACCACCATCAAGCCCATCCCGCTGCACGGCCGCGACGAGATCGGCGAGGTCGCCCGGGCCTTCGACGGCGTGCACCGCGAGGCCGTCCGGCTGGCCGCCGAGCAGTCGCTGCTGCGCAACAACGTCAACGCGATCTTCACCAACCTCTCCCGGCGCAACCAGGGCCTGGTGGAACGCCAGCTCGCCCTGATCACCGACCTGGAGAACAACGAGGCCGACCCCGAGCAGCTGGAGAGCCTGTTCCGGCTGGACCACCTGGCCACCCGCATGCGCCGCAACGGCGAGAACCTGCTGGTCCTCGCCGGCGAGGAGCCCGGCCGCCGGTGGACCCAGCCCGTCCCGCTGCTCGACGTGGTCCGCGCCGCGGCCTCCGAGGTGGAGCAGTACGAGCGCGTCGAGCTGGTCAACGTGCCGGAGACCGAGGTCACCGGCGCCGCCGTGAACGACCTGGTCCACCTGCTCGCCGAGCTGCTGGAGAACGCGACCACGTTCTCCGCCCCCAACACCACCGTGCACGTCAACGGGACGCCGCTGCCGGACGGCCGGATGCTCATCGAGATCCAGGACCAGGGCATCGGCCTGCCGGCGGACGAGGTGGAGCCGATCAACGAACGGCTGGCCAAGCCGCCGGTCATCGACGTCTCGGTGTCCCGCCGGATGGGCCTGTTCGTGGTCGGCCGGCTCGCCGCCCGACACGGCGTGCGGGTCCAGCTGCGCCCGGCCTCCGACGGCCGCGGCACCACCGCCCTGGTGATGATCCCGGCCTCCGTGGTGCTCCGCGAGGACCGCCGCGGCGACGAGGACTTCCGGGCCTCCCGCCCCGCCCCGGAGAGCCAGCAGGGCCCGGCCGCCGCCACCGGCCAGCCCGCCCGCGAGGCCGGCCAGGGCGGCCTGCCCGGCGGCCGGCAGCGCGCCGCCGGCGAGCTGCCCAGCCGGCGCCGCGGCGCCACCCCGGGGCTGCCCGAGCCGAGCGCGGGCCCGGCCGCCGGTGCGAACCCCCAGGGCCCGGCCGCGGGACAGGCCGGCTCCCGCCACGCCGGCGGGCGCCCCGGCCAGCAGGACGCCGCGTCCCGCGCCAACGGCCAGCAGGGCCGGCCCGGCGCCGACGCGCCGGCGGCCGGGCTGCCGCACCGGGAGCGCCCCGCCGCGCAGCCGCTGCCGCGCCGTGACGCGTCGGACCGCCCCGGCACGGACGGCGGCCCCGTCGAGCCCCGCCGGCCGAACGAGTACGAGACCGGACTGCACCCGGTGGCCGGGCTGCGCGGCCAGGAGTACTCCACCGGCGAGCACCGCGCCGACGAACTGGGCCGCCGCGAGGACCCCCTGGGCGACGCGGCCGGCGCCGGCTACCCGGACCCGTACCGGGCCGAGCCCTACGCCACCGGCCAGTACCCGACGCCCGGCCAGTCGCCGACGGCGGGGCGGTCCCCGCTCGGCTACGAGTCGGACGACCGCTACCCGGCCGGCTACGACGGCGGCGCCGGCACCGGCTCCTACGACACCGGCTCCTACCCCACCGGCTCCTACGACACGGGGGCGTACGCCACCGGCGGCTACGAGACGACCCAGTACGACACGGGAAGCTACGACACCACCGCCTACCGCGCCGAGGGCGCCGGCGACCACCGCGCCGAGCGCTACGCCGAGGAGCCCTACGGCGCCACCGGCTACCAGGAGGGCCGCCTCCCCGCGGAGGACGGCTACCCCACCGGCGAGTACCGCGCCCAGGAGTACGACACCGGCCGCCGGCGCACCGGCGGCTACCCCGCCGAGGCCGCTCCGGCCGAGAACCCGGAGACCGGCGCGCTCCCCGTGGTCGACCCGTACGCCACCGGCGCCTTCCCCACGCTGCCCGCCCAGGCCGACCCGGCCGCCGAGCCGCTCGGCCCCGGCGCCGGCCGCACCGCCCCTGCGGGATACCGCGACGGCTACCCGGCCGAGCGCGCCCACCCCGCCGAGCCCGGCTACGGCTCCGGCCGCGACCGCCGGGGCGACGCGGTGCCGCACGGCCTCGACCCGGTGCCGCCGGTCCGCCCGTCCGCCGCGAAGCCCGCGGCCTTCGGGACCGGGCCCGGCGACACGGCCGAGATCCCCCTCCTCCCCGCGGGGCCGACCCCCGCCCCCGCCCCGCGGGAGGACCGCCCGCTGCGGCCGGACACCGGCCGCCCGTCGCCGACGCGGCCTCCGGCCCGTCAGGAGCGGCCGGAGACCACCGCCCGGCCCTCAGGCCCCGCCCGGGGTGCCGAGGGCGCCCAGCGGCCCTCCACCGCCCGCGAGGAGGGCCCCCGCTCCCTGCCCCCGGTGCGCCCCCTGGAGCGCGGCGCCGGAGAGGGAGACAATCGAGCGTCCGGGTCGCTCTTCGAGGAGCGCTCCCCGTACCAGACGGGGTCGTACTTCGAGCGCGGCCAGCGGCCCGAGCCGGCGCCGCCCGCCGGCCCGGCCGCCGGCCCCCTCGGGGGCACGGTCGGCGGGACGGGTGGAGCCGTCAGCGACCCGCGCTCGGAAACCGCGGCGGGGGAATGGCGCTCCGCCAACGACGAACGCTGGAGCCGGGCCGGGCAGGTGCGTGAACCGCACGCCGGCGGGCTCACCTCGTCCGGCCTGCCCCGGCGGGTCCCGCGCGCCAACCTGGTGCCGGGGGCCGCCAAGGAGACACCGCAGGCCGGCCCGCAGGTCTCCCGTGCGCCGGAGGACGTCCGCGGACGTCTGACCAACCTGCGGCGCGGCATCCAACAGGGCCGCCGCGCCCAGGGCGACACGGACAGCCATGGCCCCGAGAACCAGGAGCGTTAG
- a CDS encoding GTP-binding protein, translating to MDFASSKPYPPDGEGGPARRATTSAKIVVAGGFGVGKTTLVGSVSEINPLRTEAVMTSASAGIDDLTHAPDKTTTTVAMDFGRITLDEDLILYLFGTPGQDRFWFMWDDLVRGAIGAVVLVDTRRLADCFPAVDYFENSGLPFVIALNGFDGHQPHDPEEVREALQIGPDTPIVTTDARRRDSAKSTLITLVEHALLARLR from the coding sequence GTGGACTTCGCAAGCTCTAAGCCGTACCCACCGGACGGCGAGGGCGGGCCGGCACGGCGCGCCACCACCTCGGCGAAGATCGTCGTCGCCGGAGGCTTCGGAGTGGGCAAGACGACGCTGGTCGGCTCGGTCTCGGAGATCAACCCGCTGCGCACCGAGGCCGTGATGACCTCGGCCTCCGCGGGCATCGACGACCTCACCCACGCCCCGGACAAGACCACCACCACGGTGGCGATGGACTTCGGGCGCATCACCCTGGACGAGGACCTGATCCTGTACCTGTTCGGCACGCCCGGGCAGGACCGCTTCTGGTTCATGTGGGACGACCTGGTCCGCGGCGCCATCGGCGCCGTGGTGCTGGTGGACACCCGCCGCCTCGCCGACTGCTTCCCCGCGGTGGACTACTTCGAGAACTCCGGCCTGCCGTTCGTCATCGCCCTCAACGGCTTCGACGGACACCAGCCGCACGACCCCGAAGAGGTCCGCGAGGCCCTGCAGATCGGCCCCGACACACCGATCGTCACCACCGACGCCCGACGCCGGGACAGCGCCAAGTCCACGCTGATCACCCTCGTCGAACACGCCCTCCTCGCCCGACTGAGGTAG